The following are from one region of the Actinopolyspora halophila DSM 43834 genome:
- a CDS encoding glycoside hydrolase family 15 protein, with protein sequence MSELPRFRPEVLREYALLADGERGALIGPHGEIVWMCAPRWDSGAVFSTLIGGAGVYAVSPGDPWYVWGGYYEETTLIWNSRWMTSSGVIECREALAFPADPHTVVVLRRVRALEGPAEVRVCLDPRADFGRHGLGSLSREGDVWTGGVGPLHLRWSGVEQARRVDGGLLTTLRVPPGSTHDLVLELSDRPLSEHPVVASHAWEATEHGWRSGVPALGRVVGERDAQHSYAVLRGLTSSVGGTVGSVTTSLPERAEAGRNYDYRYTWIRDQCYVGQAVAVDGPHPLLDDAVEFVTARLLDDGPELRPAYTVTGGRMPDMHRLPRVHGYPGGGNRVGNSVAEQFQLDVFGEALLLLAAAARQDRLDSRHRRAMEIAVNAIERRWTEPDAGVWELAPARWAHSRLICAAGLRSFAAVEVTAARAASLSSLADALVADTDRDCLHHSGRWQRRPDDPGVDAALLLAAVRGAVPASDPRSTATLRAVRDELTQDGYVYRFRHDQRPLYEAEGAFLLCGFLTALATHQQGWETEARAWFERNRAACGPAGLYSEEYDVNQRQLRGNLPQAFVHALMFETASGLASPRAER encoded by the coding sequence ATGAGCGAGCTCCCCCGATTCCGTCCCGAGGTGCTGCGCGAGTACGCGTTGCTCGCCGACGGGGAGCGGGGCGCGCTGATCGGTCCGCACGGCGAGATCGTCTGGATGTGCGCCCCCCGGTGGGACTCCGGGGCGGTGTTCTCCACGCTGATCGGAGGAGCGGGCGTCTACGCGGTCTCACCCGGCGACCCCTGGTACGTCTGGGGCGGTTACTACGAGGAAACCACGCTGATCTGGAACTCCCGGTGGATGACCTCCTCCGGGGTGATCGAGTGTCGCGAGGCGCTGGCCTTCCCCGCCGACCCGCACACCGTCGTCGTGCTCCGCCGCGTCCGGGCCCTCGAAGGGCCCGCCGAGGTACGGGTCTGTCTCGACCCGCGCGCCGACTTCGGGCGGCACGGCCTCGGTTCGCTCTCCCGTGAAGGGGACGTGTGGACCGGCGGGGTCGGACCGCTGCACCTGCGCTGGTCGGGTGTGGAACAGGCCCGCCGGGTCGACGGCGGGCTGCTGACCACGCTGCGGGTTCCGCCCGGCTCCACCCACGACCTGGTGCTGGAGCTGTCCGATCGCCCACTTTCCGAGCACCCCGTGGTCGCCTCCCACGCGTGGGAGGCGACCGAGCACGGTTGGAGGAGCGGGGTTCCCGCGCTCGGCCGCGTGGTCGGGGAGCGGGACGCCCAGCACTCCTACGCCGTGCTGCGCGGGCTGACCAGTTCCGTCGGCGGGACGGTCGGGTCGGTGACCACTTCGCTGCCCGAACGGGCCGAGGCTGGGCGCAACTACGACTACCGCTACACCTGGATCCGCGATCAGTGCTACGTGGGGCAGGCGGTGGCCGTCGACGGGCCGCACCCGCTGCTGGACGACGCCGTGGAATTCGTCACCGCACGGCTGCTGGACGACGGCCCGGAGCTGCGCCCTGCGTACACGGTCACCGGAGGTCGGATGCCCGACATGCACAGGTTGCCGCGCGTGCACGGCTACCCGGGCGGCGGGAACCGGGTCGGCAACAGCGTGGCCGAGCAGTTCCAGCTCGACGTGTTCGGGGAGGCCCTGCTACTGCTGGCCGCGGCCGCGCGCCAGGACCGGCTGGACAGCAGGCACCGCCGCGCGATGGAGATCGCGGTGAACGCGATCGAGCGACGGTGGACCGAGCCCGACGCGGGGGTGTGGGAGCTCGCACCGGCACGCTGGGCACATTCCCGGCTGATCTGCGCCGCGGGGCTGCGCTCCTTCGCCGCGGTGGAGGTCACGGCCGCGCGGGCCGCGTCGTTGAGTTCCCTGGCCGACGCCCTCGTCGCCGACACCGACCGGGACTGCCTGCACCACTCCGGGCGTTGGCAACGCCGTCCGGACGACCCCGGTGTGGACGCGGCGCTGCTGCTCGCGGCGGTGCGTGGGGCCGTGCCCGCTTCCGACCCGCGCAGCACGGCCACGCTGCGCGCCGTGCGAGACGAGCTGACCCAGGACGGCTACGTCTACAGGTTCCGGCACGACCAGCGACCGCTGTACGAGGCGGAGGGGGCTTTCCTGCTCTGCGGTTTCCTCACGGCGCTGGCCACCCACCAGCAGGGGTGGGAAACCGAGGCGCGGGCGTGGTTCGAACGCAACAGGGCCGCCTGCGGCCCCGCGGGACTGTACTCGGAGGAGTACGACGTCAACCAGCGTCAGCTGCGGGGCAACCTTCCCCAGGCGTTCGTGCACGCGCTCATGTTCGAAACGGCCTCGGGCCTGGCGTCTCCCCGGGCGGAGCGCTGA
- a CDS encoding SDR family oxidoreductase — translation MSTTSGRGVAVVTGGTAGVGRAVVRALAASGHDVAVLARGRAGLEGAVADVESAGRRALPLPTDVSDHPAVHEAALRVEDTLGEIDVWVNAAFVGTLTFATDSDPNEFRRVTEVSYYGQVHGTLTALERMRPRDRGLIVNVSSAMAYRAIPLQAAYCGAKHAVKGFTESVRTELVHERSAVKLCMVQLPGLNTPQFNWNASRMPRHPMPVPPIYQPELAGRAIAYLAEHPRSNMWVGISTAYTILGERLAPKLIDLFLGRTGVDSQQTDRQLPRWGSNLFEPRDEEADRGAHGSFDEQAHSGDPVLWMSMRRRALLAGLGGVAAVCSAVTVGVARCRGRV, via the coding sequence ATGAGCACGACGAGCGGACGTGGAGTCGCCGTGGTCACGGGCGGGACGGCTGGTGTCGGCCGGGCCGTCGTCCGCGCGCTCGCAGCCTCCGGCCACGACGTGGCGGTACTGGCCAGAGGACGTGCCGGGCTGGAGGGCGCCGTCGCCGACGTCGAGAGCGCGGGCCGCAGGGCGCTGCCACTGCCCACCGACGTCAGCGACCACCCGGCCGTGCACGAGGCGGCCCTGCGGGTCGAGGACACGCTCGGGGAGATCGACGTGTGGGTCAACGCGGCCTTCGTCGGGACGCTGACCTTCGCCACCGACAGCGACCCGAACGAGTTCCGACGGGTCACGGAGGTGAGCTACTACGGCCAGGTGCACGGGACCCTGACCGCGCTGGAGCGGATGCGTCCGCGCGACCGCGGGTTGATCGTCAACGTCTCCTCGGCCATGGCCTACCGGGCGATCCCGCTGCAGGCCGCCTACTGCGGGGCCAAGCACGCGGTGAAGGGATTCACCGAGTCGGTGCGGACCGAACTGGTGCACGAGCGCAGCGCGGTGAAGCTGTGCATGGTGCAGCTGCCCGGGCTGAACACGCCGCAGTTCAACTGGAACGCCTCGCGGATGCCGCGTCATCCGATGCCCGTACCGCCGATCTACCAGCCCGAACTGGCGGGCAGGGCGATCGCCTACCTGGCCGAACATCCCCGCAGCAACATGTGGGTCGGGATCTCCACCGCCTACACGATCCTGGGCGAGCGGCTGGCCCCCAAGCTGATCGACCTCTTCCTCGGGCGCACCGGGGTGGACTCGCAGCAGACCGACCGGCAACTGCCCCGCTGGGGCTCGAACCTGTTCGAACCGCGGGACGAGGAGGCCGACCGGGGCGCGCACGGCTCCTTCGACGAGCAGGCGCACTCCGGGGACCCGGTGCTGTGGATGTCGATGCGCAGGCGGGCGCTGCTGGCGGGGCTGGGTGGGGTCGCCGCCGTGTGCTCGGCCGTCACCGTCGGGGTGGCGCGTTGTCGTGGCAGGGTCTGA